From a region of the Thermomonas sp. HDW16 genome:
- the can gene encoding carbonate dehydratase, which translates to MNRLDNLLDNNRAWAERISREDPGFFERLSKQQAPKYLWIGCSDSRVPANQVVDLTPGEVFVHRNIANVVVHTDLNCLSVIQFAVDLLKVEHILVVGHYGCGGVHAALTNARVGLADNWIRHVGDVSAKHAMLLEEAGDESLQHDRLCELNALEQVANVCQTTIVRDAWARGQTLSVHGWVYTLRDGRVHDLGLNVSAPEQLEPQYTTALAAIGMDKEDR; encoded by the coding sequence ATGAACCGACTCGACAACCTCCTCGACAACAACCGCGCCTGGGCCGAACGCATCTCGCGCGAAGATCCCGGCTTCTTCGAGCGCCTGTCGAAACAACAGGCACCGAAATACCTGTGGATCGGCTGTTCGGATTCGCGGGTACCGGCCAACCAGGTGGTGGACCTGACGCCGGGCGAGGTGTTCGTCCATCGCAACATCGCCAATGTCGTCGTACATACCGACCTCAACTGCCTGTCGGTGATCCAGTTCGCGGTGGACTTGCTCAAGGTCGAACACATTTTGGTGGTCGGCCACTATGGCTGCGGCGGCGTGCATGCGGCGCTGACCAATGCGCGCGTGGGCCTGGCCGACAACTGGATCCGCCACGTCGGCGATGTCTCGGCCAAGCATGCGATGTTGCTGGAAGAAGCCGGCGACGAGTCCCTGCAGCACGACCGCCTGTGCGAGCTCAACGCGCTGGAACAGGTGGCGAACGTTTGCCAGACCACCATCGTGCGCGATGCCTGGGCGCGCGGGCAGACGCTGTCCGTGCACGGTTGGGTATACACGCTGCGCGACGGCCGCGTGCACGACCTCGGCCTGAACGTGTCCGCGCCCGAACAGCTGGAACCGCAGTACACCACCGCGCTGGCTGCGATCGGCATGGACAAGGAAGACCGTTGA
- a CDS encoding RidA family protein — protein sequence MSDAIHADAAPKAVGSYPHARRVGNTLYLSGIGPRSPADNTIPGNEYFADGRLRKYDIEAQTHAVFANVRAVLDASGACWDDLVDVTVYLTDMTRDFKAYNAIWAEHFPDAASAPCRTTLGITALPTPIAIELKCVAQLKD from the coding sequence ATGAGCGATGCCATCCACGCCGATGCCGCCCCCAAGGCCGTTGGCAGCTATCCACATGCGCGCCGCGTCGGCAACACGCTGTACCTGTCCGGCATCGGCCCACGCAGCCCGGCCGACAACACGATTCCCGGCAATGAATATTTCGCCGATGGCCGCCTGCGCAAATACGACATCGAAGCACAGACCCATGCCGTGTTCGCTAACGTGCGCGCAGTGCTGGATGCCAGCGGCGCGTGTTGGGACGACCTGGTGGACGTGACCGTCTACCTCACCGACATGACGCGCGACTTCAAGGCCTACAACGCGATCTGGGCCGAGCATTTCCCCGATGCCGCCAGCGCGCCCTGTCGCACCACCCTGGGCATCACCGCCCTGCCCACGCCCATCGCGATCGAGCTGAAGTGCGTCGCGCAGCTGAAGGACTAA
- a CDS encoding 3-hydroxyanthranilate 3,4-dioxygenase — protein MPLPGPINLQAWIDEHRHLLKPPVGNKCIVDDEYIVMIVGGPNARTDYHYEDGPEWFYQLEGEMVLRIQEDGAARDIPIRAGETFYLPPHVPHSPQRMPGSVGLVIERKRLPHEDDALMWFCVSCNHKLYEESFHLVDIEQDFFRVFERFYRDNALRTCTQCGTLNPRPTRYEMDAQSQADIT, from the coding sequence ATGCCCCTGCCCGGACCGATCAACTTGCAGGCCTGGATCGACGAACACCGCCACCTGCTGAAGCCGCCGGTTGGCAACAAGTGCATCGTCGATGACGAGTACATCGTGATGATCGTCGGCGGCCCGAACGCGCGCACCGATTACCACTACGAGGACGGCCCGGAGTGGTTCTACCAGCTCGAGGGCGAGATGGTGCTGCGCATCCAGGAAGATGGCGCCGCGCGTGACATCCCGATCCGCGCCGGCGAAACCTTCTACCTGCCGCCGCATGTGCCGCATTCGCCGCAGCGCATGCCGGGCAGCGTGGGCCTGGTGATCGAGCGCAAGCGCCTGCCGCACGAGGACGATGCGTTGATGTGGTTCTGCGTCAGCTGCAACCACAAGCTGTACGAGGAATCTTTCCACCTGGTCGACATCGAACAGGACTTCTTCCGCGTGTTCGAGCGCTTCTACCGCGACAACGCACTACGCACCTGCACGCAATGCGGCACGTTGAACCCGCGGCCGACGCGCTACGAGATGGACGCGCAGTCGCAGGCGGACATCACCTGA
- a CDS encoding amidohydrolase family protein has product MLKIDTHAHYLPRDWPDLAAKYGDARFPVIHHGDDGRHRIYKDGKFFREIWPKTWDPQIRIDDYSGFGVQVQVLSTVPVMFSEWAKPHHALELHKALNDHMAQTCRDYPRHYAGIGTVPLQSPQLAIRELERCMDELGLQGVQIGSHLNGPNDTHWNLDAPELFEFFQAASDLGAAILVHPWDMMGTDTMPKYWLPWLVGMPAEQSRAACCLVFGGVLERLPKLRVCMAHGGGSFPYTIGRIEHGFNMRPDLVATDNFRNPREYLKRLYFDSWVADDAALRYLLEVCGTERVMLGTDYPFPLGEQVPGEGIERLALDETQRARIYHGTALEWLGLPASRFA; this is encoded by the coding sequence ATGCTCAAGATCGACACCCACGCCCATTACCTGCCGCGCGACTGGCCCGACCTTGCCGCGAAGTACGGCGACGCCCGCTTCCCGGTGATCCACCACGGCGACGACGGCCGCCACCGCATCTACAAGGACGGCAAGTTCTTTCGCGAGATCTGGCCGAAGACCTGGGATCCGCAGATCCGCATCGACGACTACTCCGGCTTCGGCGTGCAGGTGCAGGTGCTGAGCACGGTACCGGTGATGTTCAGCGAATGGGCCAAGCCGCACCACGCGCTGGAACTGCACAAGGCGCTGAACGACCACATGGCGCAAACCTGCCGCGACTACCCGCGCCACTACGCGGGGATCGGCACGGTGCCACTGCAAAGCCCGCAGCTGGCGATCCGCGAACTGGAACGCTGCATGGACGAGCTTGGCCTGCAGGGCGTGCAGATCGGATCGCACCTCAACGGCCCGAACGACACGCACTGGAACCTGGACGCGCCGGAACTGTTCGAGTTCTTCCAGGCCGCCAGCGACCTGGGCGCGGCGATCCTGGTGCATCCCTGGGACATGATGGGCACCGACACCATGCCCAAGTACTGGCTGCCGTGGCTGGTCGGGATGCCGGCGGAACAATCGCGCGCGGCCTGCTGCCTGGTGTTCGGCGGCGTGCTGGAACGGCTGCCGAAACTGCGCGTTTGCATGGCCCACGGCGGCGGCAGCTTCCCCTACACCATCGGCCGCATCGAGCACGGTTTCAACATGCGCCCGGATCTTGTCGCCACCGACAATTTCCGCAATCCGCGCGAGTACCTGAAACGTTTGTATTTCGATTCCTGGGTAGCGGATGACGCCGCGCTGCGTTACCTGCTGGAAGTGTGCGGCACAGAACGCGTGATGCTGGGCACCGACTATCCCTTCCCGCTCGGCGAACAGGTGCCCGGTGAAGGCATCGAACGCCTGGCGCTGGACGAAACGCAACGCGCACGCATCTACCACGGCACCGCGCTGGAATGGCTCGGCCTGCCCGCATCGAGGTTTGCATGA
- the kynU gene encoding kynureninase — protein sequence MTELFSDAYAQSCDAADPLRAFRDEFYLPLHDGKPQAYFVGNSLGLQPKGARAHVEEVLDKWATEAVEGHFTGQAQWMPYHELVRDPLARVVGALPSEVVAMNSLTANLHLMMVSFYQPTIERTAILVEAGSFPSDRYAVESQLKYRGLPPQHTLIEVEPDQPDGTFSMQAIERAINENSKRLAMILWPGVQYRTGQAFDLKEIARLGHAAGAIVGFDLAHAVGNLPLQLHDSGADFAVWCHYKYMNSGPGAVAGCFVHERHARTARPRFAGWWGNNKDVRFKMGPQFDPTPGADGWQLSNPPILGLAPLRASLELYDRATMPALRAKSEQLTGYLEQLIDADLREELQVVTPRDVAQRGCQLSIRVIGGRERGRELFDFLASRGVLGDWREPDVIRISPVPLYNTHADVLRFASTVQEWRNAR from the coding sequence ATGACCGAACTTTTTTCCGACGCGTACGCGCAGTCGTGTGACGCCGCCGATCCGTTGCGCGCGTTCCGCGACGAGTTCTACCTGCCGCTGCACGACGGCAAGCCGCAGGCTTACTTCGTCGGCAATTCGCTGGGCCTGCAGCCGAAGGGCGCCCGCGCGCATGTCGAGGAAGTGCTGGACAAGTGGGCGACCGAAGCCGTGGAAGGCCACTTCACCGGTCAGGCGCAGTGGATGCCCTACCACGAGCTGGTGCGCGATCCGCTGGCGCGTGTGGTTGGCGCGCTACCGTCCGAAGTGGTGGCGATGAATTCGCTGACCGCCAACCTGCACCTGATGATGGTCAGCTTCTACCAGCCGACCATCGAACGCACCGCGATCCTGGTCGAGGCCGGCAGCTTCCCGTCGGATCGCTACGCGGTGGAATCGCAACTCAAGTATCGCGGCTTGCCGCCGCAGCACACGTTGATCGAAGTCGAACCCGACCAACCCGACGGCACGTTCTCGATGCAAGCGATCGAACGTGCGATCAACGAGAACAGCAAGCGGTTGGCGATGATCCTGTGGCCGGGCGTGCAGTACCGCACCGGCCAGGCCTTCGACCTCAAGGAAATCGCGCGGCTTGGCCATGCGGCCGGCGCCATCGTCGGTTTCGACCTGGCCCATGCCGTCGGCAACCTGCCCTTGCAATTGCATGACAGCGGCGCCGACTTCGCCGTGTGGTGCCACTACAAATACATGAATTCCGGCCCGGGTGCGGTCGCAGGCTGCTTCGTCCATGAGCGCCATGCGCGCACCGCGCGCCCGCGCTTCGCCGGCTGGTGGGGCAACAACAAAGACGTGCGCTTCAAGATGGGCCCGCAGTTCGACCCCACGCCCGGCGCGGATGGCTGGCAGTTGTCGAACCCGCCGATCCTTGGCCTTGCACCGCTGCGCGCGTCGTTGGAATTGTACGACCGCGCGACGATGCCAGCGCTGCGTGCGAAGTCGGAGCAATTGACCGGCTACCTCGAGCAGCTGATCGATGCCGACCTACGCGAGGAGCTGCAGGTGGTCACCCCGCGCGACGTCGCGCAACGCGGCTGCCAGCTCTCGATCCGCGTCATCGGCGGTCGCGAGCGCGGCCGCGAGCTGTTCGATTTCCTCGCATCGCGCGGCGTGCTCGGCGACTGGCGCGAACCCGACGTGATCCGCATCTCGCCGGTGCCACTGTACAACACGCACGCTGATGTCCTGCGTTTCGCCAGCACCGTACAGGAGTGGCGCAATGCAAGGTAA
- a CDS encoding NAD(P)/FAD-dependent oxidoreductase, with protein sequence MQGNARQLSVVGGGLAGALLATLLAQRGWSVDVFERRGDPRVHGYAGGRSINLALAERGLHALRQAGADGEVMKQAVMMRGRYVHPLHGEPGLQRYGRDDSEVIWSINRGELNIVLLDIAESHGARLHFDHGLERVDFDAGLAVFRHHEIEVVRPFHALIGADGAGSTLRGQIAKVQPLNERTEWLDHGYKELEIPPATDGDFRIEPNALHIWPRGHYMCIALPNDERTFTVTLFMPHTGEYPSFEQVQDADDAQALFERDFPDTLPLIPELRQDYDANPVGTLGTLYLDRWHLDGRAVLIGDAAHAMVPFHGQGMNCAFEDCVALADHLEANPSLADAFAAFEAQRKPDAEAIQQMALENYIEMRDKVDDASFLLQRQLELALQERHPGRFVPHYAMVSFMRVPYSMALQRSEVQREILIDATRGKDSLDGIDWDAVDAEVLAQLELL encoded by the coding sequence ATGCAAGGTAATGCGCGCCAATTGAGCGTTGTTGGCGGCGGCCTGGCCGGCGCTCTGCTCGCCACCCTGCTCGCCCAGCGCGGCTGGTCGGTGGACGTGTTCGAGCGTCGCGGCGACCCACGCGTGCATGGCTATGCCGGTGGCCGTTCGATCAACCTGGCGTTGGCCGAACGCGGTCTGCACGCACTGCGCCAGGCCGGCGCCGATGGCGAAGTGATGAAGCAGGCGGTGATGATGCGCGGCCGCTACGTGCATCCGCTGCATGGCGAACCCGGCCTGCAACGCTACGGTCGCGACGATTCCGAGGTGATCTGGTCGATCAATCGTGGCGAACTGAATATCGTGCTGCTCGACATCGCCGAATCGCATGGTGCGCGCCTGCACTTCGACCACGGACTGGAGCGCGTCGATTTCGATGCTGGCCTTGCCGTGTTTCGCCACCACGAGATCGAGGTCGTGCGCCCGTTCCACGCATTGATCGGTGCCGATGGCGCCGGTTCCACCCTGCGCGGCCAGATCGCGAAGGTGCAGCCGTTGAACGAACGCACCGAATGGCTGGATCACGGCTACAAGGAACTCGAGATCCCGCCGGCGACCGACGGCGACTTCCGCATCGAACCCAATGCCTTGCACATCTGGCCACGCGGTCATTACATGTGCATCGCCCTGCCCAACGACGAACGTACCTTCACGGTCACCCTGTTCATGCCGCATACCGGCGAGTACCCGAGTTTCGAACAGGTGCAGGACGCCGACGATGCACAGGCGCTGTTCGAACGTGATTTCCCCGATACCCTGCCGCTGATTCCGGAACTCCGCCAGGACTACGATGCCAATCCGGTCGGCACGCTCGGCACGCTCTACCTCGACCGCTGGCACCTCGATGGCCGTGCGGTGCTGATCGGCGATGCCGCCCATGCGATGGTGCCGTTCCACGGCCAGGGCATGAACTGCGCGTTCGAGGATTGCGTGGCGCTGGCCGACCATCTGGAGGCGAACCCGTCCCTGGCTGATGCCTTCGCCGCGTTCGAAGCCCAGCGCAAGCCGGATGCCGAAGCGATCCAGCAGATGGCGCTGGAAAACTACATCGAAATGCGCGACAAGGTCGACGACGCCAGCTTCCTGCTGCAGCGCCAGCTGGAGCTGGCCCTGCAGGAACGTCATCCTGGCCGCTTCGTGCCGCATTACGCGATGGTCAGCTTCATGCGCGTCCCCTACTCCATGGCCCTGCAGCGCAGCGAGGTGCAGCGCGAAATACTGATCGACGCCACGCGCGGGAAGGATTCGCTCGATGGGATCGATTGGGACGCCGTGGATGCCGAAGTGCTCGCGCAGCTGGAACTACTGTAG